In Toxoplasma gondii ME49 chromosome VIII, whole genome shotgun sequence, a single genomic region encodes these proteins:
- a CDS encoding zinc finger motif, C2HC5-type protein (encoded by transcript TGME49_269940) translates to MLVLSLPSILALPFSASTACFPSLFSLLLPLSGTGLCVAAGLRRLSESSRRIRLKFSRSPLPVQMTEQPSLPPELAAWALKKLRALLQFEDADAYLVEELVSFISGDSGRGREGRFRDLDDPEKERQRREEEDLSQFVESLVAPMRPDFSPEVARQVAEFASEFACRLRDSRRQAVGETPGSRDEKKKFVQIQESEGDVRRNDGSKSHIDSEIEHTHKRETQHSTALPPGLGAYDSCSSPLFSSVSSSSPSSSPSSSSASSSSSCSSSCSSSFTSCSSLSCSSSSASSSKWGEGVTRQEEAVNEKEEKEKEEKEKEEKEKEEKEKEEKEKEEKEKKEDAELQKEDEREAVLLKKRETKRVKKKAGVLQLNAFGLAASHLSLGESKRPKYMCVQRANEKSSVRCVCLCMGTEHGVHGSCMYCGKVACKMEGGGECLFCGNKIKTHSSVSPPDRVPENSRSSNVPPTEDEGGRGRRGAHRQRLQRKLEFSCSGNRRSEREDTERYEAESDGWLEEERLTDATPEDRETVKQERIHALRRAVALKDRLVHFDRTSAVRSVVFDDAADWFDEARNIWIEANRRAEAAERWEEQARQADDDRRRVRITLDLVNKTVVDETLMRSEERMKEQEENLQRFQLACAATTEEGQDAEDAEGGSSQWGGQKTKIYFDEEKKRGAEEKELKKPNAFPPLSKEDTRRQLERLEEIQRQVEAQAARRWRDEREAEEELAEWEAEAGEIFADRDDEKENVQHSSGLSSVQNPSLSATSRRLLEVLQASRLEGGGEPADVASWAPKPRSRGGRAATASEGAKPPGFFVSRSAPFQQEEDFFATRSQEPQGKWQQNLQSRLRAQAEAEERRRLEAQEKARRQTQGEVFLPGAPARSPEGATSSTGAADDASCASALPRNDSSRVHTLEAGKKKRLFRVEEAGLLGEEDQPEESEFSHLGAVQPPALGGGPGDASLQESSAFSEKPFGLNEGDPEAWDWESDVGGSEFREGETGEAREDLEDAQDAGLCLTVRQPFASLIVLGFKAKEGRNWPCAHRGRMWIHAAATPPSPATIEAARRFYEQLLHLSASASCLWKDTEERHCEARCDAQGSCEAKETALPPFPREFPTSAVLGCVTVVDCVEKTEQASWGLDETEGCKFEFTFRRPRRLIVPVKVVGRQPRIWNLARGKLPHMQAALLKARWPRVLGHKFKEPRDNCGEDNS, encoded by the exons atgttggttctctctcttccttccatTCTCGCTCTTCCGTTCTCTGCGTCAACCGCctgtttcccttctctcttctctctgctccttccgCTGTCCGGAACAGGCCTGTGTGTCGCAGCGGGTCTGAGGCGTCTCTCCGAGTCTTCTCGACGCATTCGTCTCAagttttctcgctctccgctTCCTGTTCAGATGACAGAACAAccgtctctgccgcctgAGCTGGCCGCTTGGGCTctgaagaagctgagagCTCTGCTTCAGTTCGAAGATGCAGACGCCTACTTGGTGGAGGAGCTCGTCTCTTTCATTTCTGGAGACAGCGGccgcggcagagaaggaaggttCCGCGACCTAGACGACCCTgaaaaagagcgacagagacgcgaggaagaggatcTGAGTCAATTCGTTGAAAGCCTCGTGGCTCCGATGCGTCCAGACTTCTCTCCAGAAGTCGCAAGACAAGTCGCTGAATTCGCTTCCGAGTTCGCCTGCCGGCTTCGAGACTCTCGGAGACAGGCCGTGGGAGAGACACCTGGCTCGagggacgagaagaaaaagtttGTTCAGATACAGGAATCTGAGGGAGACGTTCGTAGAAATGATGGAAGTAAAAGTCACATAGACAGTGAAATcgaacacacacacaagagagagacacaacacAGTACCGCGCTGCCGCCAGGCCTGGGTGCGTATGATTCTTGTTCCTCTCCATtgttctcgtctgtctcctcttcttctccatcctcgtctccctcctcttcgtccgcttcttcctcgtcctcgtgttcctcctcttgttcttcctcttttaCTTCTTgctcatctctctcttgttcttcttcctctgcttcgtcgtctaAATGGGGGGAGGGCGTCACCCGACAGGAGGAGGCAGTGAatgagaaggaagagaaggagaaggaagagaaggagaaggaagagaaggagaaggaagagaaggagaaggaagagaaggagaaggaagagaaggagaagaaagaggacgcagagctgcagaaggaagatgagagagaggcggtccttttgaagaagagagagacgaagagagtgaagaagaaggctggAGTGCTCCAGCTGAACGCATTTGGCCTGGCTGCGTCGCATCTGTCGCTAGGAGAGAGCAAGCGACCGAAATACATGTGTGTTCAGAgggcgaacgagaagagtTCTGTTCGCTGTGTCTGCCTCTGTATGGGCACTGAGCACGGTGTCCACGGCAGCTGTATGTACTGCGGGAAGGTCGCATGCAAGATGGAAGGCGGCGGAGAATGTCTTTTCTGCGGGAACAAGATCAAGACTCACTCGAGCGTCTCTCCACCCGACCGAGTTCCTGAAAACAGCCGAAGCAGTAACGTTCCACCAACAGAAGATGAGGGgggcagaggaaggagaggagcacACAGGCAGCGCTTGCAGCGGAAACTCGAGTTCAGCTGCTCTGGAAATAGACGCtcagagagggaagacaccGAACGATATGAAGCTGAGAGCGACGGATGgctcgaagaagagcgactcACAGACGCAACCccagaggacagagagactgtcAAACAGGAACGCATTCACGCTCTCAGACGAG cggtgGCCCTCAAAGACCGGCTCGTGCACTTTGATCGGACGAGCGCAGTCCGCAGCGTCGTCTTCGATGACGCGGCGGACTGGTTCGACGAGGCGCGAAATATTTGGATCGAAGCAAACAGACGAGCTGAGGCAGCTGAACGCTGGGAGGAGCAGGCCCGCCAAGCAGATGATGACAGAA GGCGCGTTCGAATCACTTTGGATCTCGTCAACAAGACGGTCGTCGACGAGACGCTGATGCGGTCTGAAGAACGAATgaaggagcaagaagagaaccTCCAGCGCTTCCAGCTGGCTTGCGCGGCGACTACAGAAGAAGGGCAGGACGCTGAGGACGCTGAGGGTGGCAGCTCGCAGTGGGGTGgccagaagacgaagatttacttcgacgaagaaaagaagcggggggccgaagaaaaggagcTTAAGAAGCCGAACGCGTTTCCGCCTCTGTCGAAGGAAGACACCCGAAGGCAGCTCGAGAGACTGGAAGAGATCCAGAGACAGGTCGAAGCGCAGGCAGCCCGACGGTggagagatgagagagaagcggaggaagagctCGCTGAATGGGAAGCAGAAGCCGGGGAGATCTTTGCAGACCGAGacgacgaaaaggaaaatgTGCAGCACTCCTCGGGACTCTCATCCGTTCAGAACCCGTCCCTTTCGGCCACGTCCCGGCGCCTGCTGGAAGTGCTGCAGGCCTCGCGACTCGAGGGCGGTGGCGAGCCCGCCGACGTCGCTAGTTGGGCTCCAAAGCCGCGGTCGCGCGGCGGCCGGGCAGCCACCGCCAGCGAGGGTGCGAAGCCACCgggcttcttcgtctcgcggTCTGCGCCGTTccagcaggaagaagacttcTTTGCAACTCGAAGCCAAGAACCTCAGGGAAAGTGGCAACAAAATCTCCAGAGTCGTCTCCGAGCGCAAGCGGAAGCGGAAGAGCGTCGGCGACTGGAGGCGcaggaaaaagcgagaagacagacacagggAGAGGTCTTTTTGCCTGGGGCGCCGGCGCGTTCGCCAGAGGGCGCCACGAGTTCAACTGGAGCCGCAGACGACGCCTCCTGCGCTTCGGCTCTCCCCCGCAACGATTCCTCCCGAGTGCATACGCTCgaggcaggaaagaagaaacggctgTTTCGAGTTGAAGAAGCGGGGCTCttgggagaggaagaccaaCCAGAGGAAAGCGAGTTCAGCCACCTGGGGGCGGTCCAGCCTCCAGCTCTTGGTGGAGGCCCGGGAGACGCTTCTTTGCAGGAGTCCAGTGCTTTCTCGGAGAAGCCGTTTGGGCTGAATGAAGGAGATCCAGAGGCCTGGGACTGGGAGAGCGACGTCGGCGGTTCCGAATtcagggaaggcgagaccgGGGAGGCCAGAGAAGATCTTGAAGATGCACAGGATGCAGGGCTTTGCCTGACAGTGCGGCAACCCTTTGCCTCTCTGATCGTGCTCGGCTTCAAGGCGAAGGAAGGACGGAACTGGCCATGCGCGCATCGCGGACG GATGTGGATCCACGCGGCCGCGACACCACCGAGCCCCGCGACAATTGAAGCAGCGCGGCGCTTCTATGAGCAGCTTCTTCACTTGtccgcgtctgcctcttgtctttggaaagacacagaagagcgCCACTGCGAGGCCAGATGTGACGCGCAGGGGAGCtgcgaagcgaaggaaactgCACTGCCGCCTTTCCCTCGCGAATTTCCGACGTCTGCTGTTCTGGGCTGCGTCACCGTCGTGGACTGCGTTGAGAAAACGGAACAAGCGAGTTGG GGTCtagacgagacagaaggatgCAAGTTTGAGTTCACTTTCCGACGACCGCGCAGACTCATCGTTCCTGTCAAG GTGGTGGGTCGACAGCCGCGGATCTGGAATCTCGCTCGAGGAAAGCTGCCGCACATGCAGGCTGCTTTGCTCAAAGCTCGGTGGCCGAGGGTCCTCGGACACAAATTCAAGGAGCCGAGAGACAACTGTGGAGAGGACAACTCATGA